The genomic segment tgctcacACACTTTCCTACAGAGCCCTCTAGCCTGCAAACAGGACCTGAAAACCCCCCCTCTTAAAgcgatagcttgcaattccaacacagtcccCACTATACCACAAGAACAAAGGAGaacttcctcccccacccccagtgagaaAAATGATGATTGCTGGGTACTGAGCTgttatgaaaatctggccaatgACATCCCAGCCTGCAAGGTGTTAAACAACCTCAGCTCCTACTGGAGTCGAAGGGTACATCTACCCTATAATTAGCACCCGCAACTGGCCCGTGCcattgactcaggctcatggggctcgggctaaggggctgtttaattgcagtgtagatatttgggctcaggctgaagcccgagctctgggaccctcccacctcccacGGGTCTGGAGTCtggactgcagcccaagcccgaatgtctacaccagAATTTAACAGCCCCTTATCCTGAGGCCCTTAGCCACAGGCCATcagcaggtgtctaactgcagggTAGATACATCCAAAGAGAACGGAGGTTGCTCAGGACTTTTCAAGACATGTTCAGTACCTTGAAGGTCCAGGCCAATGAACCGGAGACACAATGATAAATACTCTCCGCCCATGTCTGCAGCATCTCAGTCTATCCATGTGCAGCTGGGCGGGAGGCACTGACCTGTTACGTAAATCGCTGACTCTCTCTCCTGGTTGAGACGGGGGTTCCTGACACAGCAGGACACTTTCTGGTTGGACTCTTCTCTTAGAACAATGGCAATCTCTGTTTGAAACAGGCCATCGGCCTCTTGGGATATGTTTTCAGAGGCCGATGGTAAGAGCTGCCCCTGGAGATCTCTCCACTGAGCCTTGGGCTGTGGGTACCATCCAGATGATCGACACACAACCCGGATCCCTCTGTCCTGATGTCCCTCCACAGAGATGGCAGGAGCAGAGCCCAAATCTACAGAAGAAATAAATGAACTTGTGATAATCCTACAGTGCCCAGTAATGAGCCAAAAGTTTTTACACTGTTATCAAAAGCCATTTCCTATTAAACTAATAATCAAATGTGAGTCCACAAGTGCAGCTGGTCAGTTAATCTGGCCAGATTCCTATTTGATATACAGTAGAGTTAATGTTAATGTCAGGGCTTTTCTATGGACAAACTTGCTCCACTTtagttaaactgatttagttaatcAAATACAAATCactatgtggacactcttaaagCAGGCAGGAATTGATTCAAGCTAAATCAATGTAAGCCATTTCCAAACCCATGTAAGTGTTCACACACAGGTTTGGACTAGTTCATCGAACCAGTGCACATCTATGTGTACACAAGCCTCAAATTAATTTACTAATAAAAAACTTTGTTATAGGGGAGTTCAGGTTGCTTGGCAGTGCCTTGTACCTTTCCAGAATGCAGAAGTGCGTAGCAAAAATTGGTACCTGTGAAAGCCAGGAAATACACTCAGcaaaacagaaacacaaacaCTAGATAACAAGGAGTTGCAGGGTTAAGGTAACACCTCCCACAGCAGATCACACTTGAGGTTTTTTATTACCGatgagctaaactgaaataaaattatcTTAATCTGAAACAAGAGTCTTGTATCTTAACCAGAGGTGTGAATTCAAATGGATTTCCTTATTATGGGATCCGTTTGTGTGCAGAGATGCCCTTAGGGTATCTGGAAATTTCACACAGACCATCCATCGTAGAGAGGGAAACAATTCTTGACCAGGAGAGCACAGGCTACAGaaacctctcccagcaggagtgGGACTCACAAGGCTTTGGTCTGACAGACTCATGGGAAATGCCCAAGAGCCACAGACAAGAACTGAGGTTAAAAGGCCTAAGGTGAAAATTATATGTAACAACCCCCGCACACACCCCTGTGCTTCTGTTGCTGTTCCTTCTAAACAGTCCACTGACTCCAGCTAGATGGGGACTTGCAGGTAAACAAAGGAAAAAGTTCATGAACCTTTGCAGCATGCTCAGTAGGGCATCTCCAAAGGTAGGGGCCAATTCCACTCCCAATATAAGGAACAAAGGTGGCAAACTCTTCTTTTAGTTCAGCCATACCCAGAGGGCGACAGCCACACCACAGGGGAGGTGAAGATCTTTGCTCTGAAGGCCGATAATCATAGGCCTGATTTTACTAACTGCAGCAAGAAGATAACCACAAGAAGAAGGGTACCAGCCAATTTCCAAGAACTGGGTGCTTGCTGCTGGTTCAGCTCAGAGCAGTGTGGGGACATTAATGCCAAATCAGTAGTGTATGTTTTAAATGCACAGGGTTTGGGGCCTGTGAACCATTTGGTACTGAAGAAATCTGTATGTTTGAtattaattttgttgttgttgtttgcaaAGTATTTGCTGTGCTGATGTAATGATAAGATTGTGTTTAGATTTATAAGGAGTCTCGGTTAACCCTCAGATTGTCTCCTTACGAACCTAATGATTGTTTTCGTTTGAGCAGCTTTACTACACTGTGGTGTCTTTATTCCAAATGGGAGCAATTCAGGTTATGGGCGCCCACGACTGTCCAAATGTGCATATTTATCTCATGTGTTGTTATCCACGGATGAGAGTTCCGCTGTCAAACCAGACTGAACCCGCTCACTCTTCCTGCAGTAACATGGAATTATAGTGTGTACTTGTGTAACCAAAGTTTGGTAGGTTACATGTACGGTACAGAAGGGAATGACCGTGTTGTGGTTATAAAGTGAACTCTGTGTAATACCCAGTCTTGGCAGCTCAGGTTACCTACAGCGGACAGTTATTGTGCTGTGGATGGGAGTGAGTGGCTGGAAGGGTTTTAAGTAGAATGTATGTCTGTATCTCCCAACAAGAGGGCTACAGTGAGTGACCCTCACAAGTGACAGCAGCTGAGAACCAGCCCAAAGCCCATGAGGGACAGAGCAGCTGACCGGGGACATCCCAGGAGGGAGCCAGGGGAAGCACCATGCCAGGGAGGAATCACCTGAGAAGGACAAACTGGTGGACCCAGTATCCCTGTCACCCAGAGCTGTCTGGGGCTTATGACTTTGCATTAGGAAAGAGGAGGGAGGCTGTAGtcagttaagtggggaggttgttgCTCTGTGGGGTttgcagagagtggcagaagagggcaccggagaggtttgttggggaaagttcactggcgctAAACACAACCAGGAGCACTGAAGACTCACCACCGGACTGGAACTCTGCCCAGGACTCATGAACTCTGAGTGTAGACACAGTGCTTGTCATCTACCCTGTAATATTgtggtaccactgggcctgtggggcctcgTGTTGCATCTAaccgttttactgctccccctgTATTCTCCCCTGTTGTTTTTCTACCTTCATTGCtctgtaaatatgtatttacctttcctatattcattgtactATTCTGGTGTGTGTGCGTTTACACCGCAGCAGTTTGGAACAGGTGCCTCTAGGTTGGAAGGGAGTTACCCCGGTGTGCTCCAGTGTGAGCCTGTTCTTGGCCAGAGCCgctctgcagagcagactccatctcgGCCATGAGGGCTCTATAGTTACATATTAATACCCACAATATACTTGCTAATgcagaagagaaggttactcaccttgcagtaaccgaggttcttcgagatgtgtgtccctgtgggtgctccactccaccCGGCGCCGTTGATCGGAGATCttcagtagcagtgcctggtcgggacgcaCGTGCTCAGCTGCTGTCTTGCGGCGTCATTAGGGTCTGCCTGAGCGTGCACATCCTGCACCCCCTTCTCTACCGTAGAGTTGTCTGATtagtactccaaagtagaggggaggagggtgggtagtggagcatccacagggacacacatctcaaagaacctcatttactgcaaggtgagtaacctcttcttcttcgagtgctgtccctgtgggtggtTGGCTTCTGTGCATAGGGAGTGTGATCGTGCTCCCCCcagcctgttgatgtagaacatacaTGCTATATTGTCCATGAGGATCCAAATGGACTTGTTCCTTACGATGGGGAAAAGTGAAGGCAGGCGTATCTGACTGCTCTGAGCTCGAGAAAATTTATGTGTAGACGCGTCTCTGATAGGGACCACTGGCTCTGTGTTGTGTGTTCCCCTAGGTGCGCTCCCTCAGGGGCCATGCAGACGTCATCTTGGTGTAAGAATTGCTGCTGCTCCATGGGCTGTGGTCCTGCAGAGCGCAAGGTGTGAGCGGAAGCCCGCATTGACTTTTGTTTTGCATTCGCATGCGCCGTGGGCCATTTATAGGCACCCTGACCGGGGTCCGCGTCTGCTGCGGGGGTGATGGGCAGGCTTGGTGCCAACGTTCTTGTCGGTACCGGGTCTATCTTCAGTGCCAACGGCACCGGTGCCAAGGAGAGCTTCCCACTGTGGGAAGTCGGATCCCTGCTTTTGCGCCCCTGTGAGCCGCAGCTGAGGTGCTGGGGCGGTCAGAATCGCCTCCTTTTGGCGCTGTCAGCACCGATGGTAAAGATCTCGCAAGAGACCCTTTACCCTTTTGAAAGTCTCTGTGCGGAGACATTGGGGCTTCCTGCCTCTTCGCTTGAGAGGGTGAAGCCACGCTCCCAATCGGTTCCGACCTAGCAGGGGAGTGTGAGGGAGAGGGTTTACTTCTGCCCGTCTCCATAGGCGGCTGCAGAGATTTCTCCGTCAGGAGCATTTTTAGCTGCAAGTCCCTGTTATGACACAATGAATTCACTTGGCAGGAACGTGTGTCTCGCCGAGGCACTTCACACACCATGAGTGTCCATCAGACCACAGCATAGATTCCTTACAGGAATCATATttcttaaagcctggggaccccGGCATCATTGAAGTATGATGGCCGGGGAGAGAGTCTCAACAGGAGACAAACgtgaggaaaaaaaagtttgtctgtctttttttgaAACTAACGAACTTTCTAAAGGAAGGGAGAGAACTGGGATATTTTTGTCTAACTAATTCTATTTCTTTCTACTTATTTCCTTCAGAGACCAGGGAAGAGGTTGAGCACTGCCCTGAGTCCCGTCTTCAGCTGaggacggttgagaaggaactgaggggggtgcgGGACGCGTGCGCTCAGGCAGACCCTAACAACGCCGCGAGACAGCAGCTGAGCGCGTGTgtcccaaccaggcactgctaccgaagatctcCGATCAATGGTGCCGGGACGCaccgtcacctggagtggagcacccacaggaacagcacttgaagaagaagtaAGGATGCCCAGCAGTGCCTTGTGCCTTCCCAAAATGCAGAGAGCAGCTAAACTTAAACGTCTGAAACCCAAGAGATAAAAAGTAATGGCGCACAGCACCCCAGCcattcaaccttaattctgcctcgTGGGGCTGGCAATAGATGCTAGGAGTGGTTCAGGCAGGATGGTACCATAATAcacagacatagaatcataggaccggaagggaccttgagaggtcatctaatccagtcccctgcactcatggcaggactaagtattatctagaccatccctggcaggtgtttgtctaacctgctcttaaaaatgtccaatgatggaggctccacaacctccctaggcaattcattccagtgcttaaccacgctgacagttaagaagtttttcctaatgtccaacctaaacctcctttgctgcaatccCCATGAGGGAGGGCTATGAGAAGGTACCACTGCTTGTGTTGTGTTTCTTGGATTTGGATTCCAGCATCTATCTGCCTGCACTCCCACTGCCTTCACTGCGTTCAGAGTAGCTGTAGTGACTGGTGGAGGGATTCATTCGAGCAGGCTGTCACAGCTGTCACTGCGATAGGAGGAGAGGAATCACGTATGTCTCATTTCAGTGCTGAGGTCTGTAGGCTGTGTCAGTAGAAGTGCACAGAGGTGTCTTCTTGCCATGGGGATTGTCAGCAGTCTGGTGTTTGCTGCACCAGACCTAAACCTCATGTCATAGTCACAGAACTAGCTACACCTGTCCCCTGGCTGGTCTCTCTGGCAGCACCTTCAGAGGTCAGGCCTCCTGCCTTTAcctgtcctggggtggggggctaatTCCTCAACTCTCCCACTCTTATACCAGGCCCTGGGCTACAGGACCCAGTGCATCAACTACTCTCACCCTGTGGGTGCCAGACATGAGCCAAAATCAATCCCAGCTGGTGACATCAGTTTGGGGAGGATCAGCCATCGTTTGTTCCCAGGTGTGCTCAAAAATGTAATAATCACAACTTAATCTCACCTGACTTTTTATTGATGTTTGTGCATCTCATTAACCACTTGCTCTAATGACCTCAGATTTAGCCCACTAACCCCACCCCAGACTGCAATGAATCACAACAATTTCAAGACAATCTGAGtaagcatgtggattttagaggcCTATGAAAAAACAGCTGTTAAACAGTGAACTAGAACCAACTGTAACCAGAGCAGAGCTACTGCCCCACCATAATGAGAAAAATCAAGTGTCATCTGACAATGAACCCCCTGACTCCACTTATTACCCTGTTGAAGACATCAAAGCATTAGAACAAGTTACTGACCTGCCACCTGTAATTCTAATAAAGCTTCTTCATAAGTGACACTGGACTGAAAACGACACTTGTACTGTCCCTCATCAGAGGGTTGGATGTTGTGTATTCTCAGGGAAACACTCCCACTGGTGATGTCGTCTTTCAAGAACTCAGTTCTTTGTTGATATTCTGCCATCTGCTCTTCATACTGATCCCGTCCATCCTTATACAGGTGCACAACCGCAGAGTATTTGGATTGGAACCACCTCACCTCCATGTTCTCAGCGCTCATCCTAGGGGAGAGGTGGCAGGGCAGGATGGCCTCCCCACCTAGGGAGGCAATGACTGGGTGGTCAGGTCCAGTCACTGTGAACTGTGCTGTGAAATGTacaatgaaaaatggaaattaaatcgGTAAGGGGCTGGGGTGGCTTTAATTCAGCAGTAAAACTAATAGTAAGAGAACACCCTGCATTAGAAGCAAACACCCCATACCCATGCAGTGCCTTAGACACGTCTCTGAGTGCAGAGAGTCACAGGCTTTgggtaactgcacctctgactccCTCTATGGTCTGCTCAAGGAATGTCCCCTTAGGTCTCAGgcctccagccatcacctctccctGGGCAGGGACCCACGTCCCACTCTCTCCACACTGGGGTTTCAAGGCTTGCAGCTCCCTGTGATTCACTGTGGTTTTCCCAGCAGGCCTGACCAAAGACCAGCATCTGCGCTTTGCTTTCACTCCCACGGCTATGAACAGCGTGTGCCAGCAGTTACCAGCAACCAAACAGCTCTTCCAAAGCAGAGAACATTGAAGGACAAAAGCCTGACAGAGAAAACTTACCATAAACCAATAAGAGGTCTGAACACGTTACATTTATACCGAAGGATTCTCATCCAGCACATGGGACTCTCTGATAGGTTCCAAAGTCCTTCAAACCTTCTCTAAGGGTTTTTCCTCTTGAGTAACAGATCCTGTCAGTTTGTAGCCCAAGATCCCAGgcctctggtctgtttaaatcaAGGGGATTTTACCAAATATCTTTGTTCTCTTTGGCTTCTGGGACCTGGTCTGAACTAGTTTGTGCAATTCTCCCTAGGGGTGGCACTTCTCTGCAGCTGTTACCTGTCCCAGCAGTAATTATCCCCATGGGTTGTAGCTCCTGGAGGAGATGGGGTAACCCTCCCCAATGGAATAGATTACAATCCTGAGCCCACAGAGGTATATATAACATGTATAGGTGCCATTTATAGAGGGGATACAAAAAGAACCTtcataaaattaattaaataaacccCAAAATATCACTTGTGGTTGCAATACCTGTCACACAGAGTACACATATGAGTGTTGCAGATTGTCCCTATTGTCTCTGAATAGGGCTCAAAACTTCTCACGGGCACCCCAGGCATAATGGATATTGGGGGCTTGATTCTCTGATACACAAAGGACTTTTTGTGCCACTCCGTCATGGGGCCTTCCCCAACTGCTGCAGGGATGGTGAAGGGCATACAAGACAAAAAGATATGAAAATAGATCAACACTACGCAGGCAAAGTCAGAGGCCAGATaatggagagggagaaggaggcaaATAGAAAAGTGCAggaagcagagaagcagccaTTATGGAATTGCAGGGGGGTCTTGGTGAAGAGACTCAGCatcaggagagacagagagaacaggTTAAATTAGCAGGATGGAAACCACAGCAGGAAGGAACCAAAATGCCCAAGTTGCTGTGgaggcagccccagggctggagtgggTCACTATTATCCCTGAATGAAGAATGAAGAAGCTGGCAAATTTCACATCCCTCATTGTGACAGGAGATTTAGCTCTGAGCCCTGATCAGATGTGCCTAGTGCAGCATGAATGATTTGTGGGTTGTTACTTCATAGCTGAAGAGTCGGGGATTCATGATTTGTTTGTGGCCGAAGAGTCTGATCTGTGACTTATACAGACTGCCAGTGCAGTGTACAGGAATgggtagtgtccctttaaatagtttgtgagccctgtCGTGGTGCTCCTGTGATCTGTATTTTAGAAGCTGCCAGAAACCAGCCAGAGCAGTAGGGTGGATGTAGGGTCAAGGCCTGACAAGCTCGTGTATAGATCTTAACCATGGTCAGGGGGACCCAGCTGTGCCCTGTGGTTTCTCCAGGTTGCTggttgttgtgtaaagagcaaagacACACCAGGCGTGTTGAACAGACGCTGTTTACAAGACAAGGCAGTGATGCGAGACGGACGGTGATGACCAGCAATAGCAACAGCAGCAAACCCAGCGAGGAGGCCGGAGCTCCTACCTGACACCAGCCTGTGGACCTGTAGAGTGAGGCAGAGAGCGACGTAGCCGGGCAGAGCGGAGCTCACTGTGGAGCCGGGGGAGAACGAGGGAACCTTCCCCGTCATCGTAGCTTGGTCTGGGGAACAGGAGAAATAACAAACCAGACGGTGAGTGAGTGTGATGCAGTGACAGTGCcacggggcagtggggaggaggtaACAAGCCTCACTGTTGCCTAACATacaccagaagggaagggatTTCCCCCACAGCCCTCgtctgccctggctctgagcagggttagatgtTGCTGTGATTAAAACCCAGACCTGCCAGAAGCCAGTCCATACCATGGCTGAGACCTGTGGAGCTCTCTGCTCTATTTAGACTGTGTAAGGACCTGGGGAGCAGTGTGGAAAATAGGCTCTGCAGGAAGTACCGCCCACGAGCCCCAGAGTGACAGTACCCGGCATGTCTCTGATTGGCCAGGTGCACCTACTTAACTCCAGGGCTTGCCCCAGGAAGATGTCTGGGTAACCACCCAAATTTTTGCCTGTTACTGTGCTGGACTTTGCCTTGTCTCCTAATCGCTGACCCTGAATCCTGCCTCTTGATTCTAACCTGGTACTACCTCTGGTATCTGACTCTGACCCTGTCTCTTGTTTACAGACCCTGGCCTTGTGATTCCTCTaactctggcccaatgactcccATCCCACGTGGGcagacctcagcccagctgtgacctCTAGGCAAGACTGCCTAAGCCCTGGTCCTTTACACCTGGGCAAGGCGGGTCTCTCACTATTGGTGTgtccagctcccagcacaatggggccccatctTGGCTGGGGCATTTAGATGCTACCATAGAATGGGCCATATTAGGGGAAACAAGCCAGTGCAGGCAAAGCCTTTGAGTGGGGTATGAATGGCCACTGATCGCTGTGGGGGAAAGTGGCCCCATCTCCCAGCCACACCTGTCCTAGGTGAGAGGTCTCTGGGGATCTCCCTATGAGCAGATCAGTCGCTGACCCCAGTGATTTTATGTGTCAGTGACCCACCTTCATTGCCTCCAGCATTGGTGCAAATGTCAAAGGAATTCTGATCAGGGTCACCACATCTCTGTGACCCCTGGGGTCTGCACCATTTAAAtcactctcagggtatgtctacactgcagctgggagtgagcttcCCAGTGCTCGTAGACAGACATGCTAGCTCTCCT from the Chelonia mydas isolate rCheMyd1 chromosome 14, rCheMyd1.pri.v2, whole genome shotgun sequence genome contains:
- the LOC102936320 gene encoding butyrophilin subfamily 1 member A1 isoform X4, with the protein product MTGKVPSFSPGSTVSSALPGYVALCLTLQVHRLVSAQFTVTGPDHPVIASLGGEAILPCHLSPRMSAENMEVRWFQSKYSAVVHLYKDGRDQYEEQMAEYQQRTEFLKDDITSGSVSLRIHNIQPSDEGQYKCRFQSSVTYEEALLELQVADLGSAPAISVEGHQDRGIRVVCRSSGWYPQPKAQWRDLQGQLLPSASENISQEADGLFQTEIAIVLREESNQKVSCCVRNPRLNQERESAIYVTEALRSEMKTQKAEYEAVKELGLIRARRYAVDVTLDPDTANPWLVLSEDRKRVSDGHTRQDLPNNPERFDPCVCVLGAEGFAGGRRYWEVEVGDKPEWALGVCRESVNREGWVTHTPDDGYWAMWLWYGEYKASTDPPTPLPVRVRPSRVGIFLDYEAGEVSFYNVTDRSHLVTFTGTFSGTLRPYFCPGPNSGGENVAPLIICPVPAQAGGNLGP
- the LOC102936320 gene encoding butyrophilin subfamily 1 member A1 isoform X3, encoding MTGKVPSFSPGSTVSSALPGYVALCLTLQVHRLVSAQFTVTGPDHPVIASLGGEAILPCHLSPRMSAENMEVRWFQSKYSAVVHLYKDGRDQYEEQMAEYQQRTEFLKDDITSGSVSLRIHNIQPSDEGQYKCRFQSSVTYEEALLELQVADLGSAPAISVEGHQDRGIRVVCRSSGWYPQPKAQWRDLQGQLLPSASENISQEADGLFQTEIAIVLREESNQKVSCCVRNPRLNQERESAIYVTELFFPQVNPWMVALAVILAVLLPLAGYCFWRQHRAKEALRSEMKTQKGLIRARRYAVDVTLDPDTANPWLVLSEDRKRVSDGHTRQDLPNNPERFDPCVCVLGAEGFAGGRRYWEVEVGDKPEWALGVCRESVNREGWVTHTPDDGYWAMWLWYGEYKASTDPPTPLPVRVRPSRVGIFLDYEAGEVSFYNVTDRSHLVTFTGTFSGTLRPYFCPGPNSGGENVAPLIICPVPAQAGGNLGP
- the LOC102936320 gene encoding butyrophilin subfamily 1 member A1 isoform X2, which encodes MTGKVPSFSPGSTVSSALPGYVALCLTLQVHRLVSAQFTVTGPDHPVIASLGGEAILPCHLSPRMSAENMEVRWFQSKYSAVVHLYKDGRDQYEEQMAEYQQRTEFLKDDITSGSVSLRIHNIQPSDEGQYKCRFQSSVTYEEALLELQVADLGSAPAISVEGHQDRGIRVVCRSSGWYPQPKAQWRDLQGQLLPSASENISQEADGLFQTEIAIVLREESNQKVSCCVRNPRLNQERESAIYVTELFFPQVNPWMVALAVILAVLLPLAGYCFWRQHRAKEALRSEMKTQKELGLIRARRYAVDVTLDPDTANPWLVLSEDRKRVSDGHTRQDLPNNPERFDPCVCVLGAEGFAGGRRYWEVEVGDKPEWALGVCRESVNREGWVTHTPDDGYWAMWLWYGEYKASTDPPTPLPVRVRPSRVGIFLDYEAGEVSFYNVTDRSHLVTFTGTFSGTLRPYFCPGPNSGGENVAPLIICPVPAQAGGNLGP
- the LOC102936320 gene encoding butyrophilin subfamily 1 member A1 isoform X5, which encodes MTGKVPSFSPGSTVSSALPGYVALCLTLQVHRLVSAQFTVTGPDHPVIASLGGEAILPCHLSPRMSAENMEVRWFQSKYSAVVHLYKDGRDQYEEQMAEYQQRTEFLKDDITSGSVSLRIHNIQPSDEGQYKCRFQSSVTYEEALLELQVADLGSAPAISVEGHQDRGIRVVCRSSGWYPQPKAQWRDLQGQLLPSASENISQEADGLFQTEIAIVLREESNQKVSCCVRNPRLNQERESAIYVTEALRSEMKTQKELGLIRARRYAVDVTLDPDTANPWLVLSEDRKRVSDGHTRQDLPNNPERFDPCVCVLGAEGFAGGRRYWEVEVGDKPEWALGVCRESVNREGWVTHTPDDGYWAMWLWYGEYKASTDPPTPLPVRVRPSRVGIFLDYEAGEVSFYNVTDRSHLVTFTGTFSGTLRPYFCPGPNSGGENVAPLIICPVPAQAGGNLGP
- the LOC102936320 gene encoding butyrophilin subfamily 1 member A1 isoform X6; amino-acid sequence: MTGKVPSFSPGSTVSSALPGYVALCLTLQVHRLVSAQFTVTGPDHPVIASLGGEAILPCHLSPRMSAENMEVRWFQSKYSAVVHLYKDGRDQYEEQMAEYQQRTEFLKDDITSGSVSLRIHNIQPSDEGQYKCRFQSSVTYEEALLELQVADLGSAPAISVEGHQDRGIRVVCRSSGWYPQPKAQWRDLQGQLLPSASENISQEADGLFQTEIAIVLREESNQKVSCCVRNPRLNQERESAIYVTEALRSEMKTQKGLIRARRYAVDVTLDPDTANPWLVLSEDRKRVSDGHTRQDLPNNPERFDPCVCVLGAEGFAGGRRYWEVEVGDKPEWALGVCRESVNREGWVTHTPDDGYWAMWLWYGEYKASTDPPTPLPVRVRPSRVGIFLDYEAGEVSFYNVTDRSHLVTFTGTFSGTLRPYFCPGPNSGGENVAPLIICPVPAQAGGNLGP